In Labrus mixtus chromosome 11, fLabMix1.1, whole genome shotgun sequence, a single window of DNA contains:
- the LOC132983622 gene encoding uncharacterized protein LOC132983622 isoform X2 has product MEINRTSTEMLVDTGATVSTLTPSDAAAAKVVPTTETLSTIGVAGITQQNYVSKPAAVSFQGQTLEHSFLLMGDNSPVSLMGRDLLGKLKATLVCHANFVELQLPPTSQMSLTVSQPGLFYSLMYNDFQSDIIIGSMVPFTFDLLQEFLSDSPDLPDVSSACIPPHRMHWTLHVDPTGRDLEYFHHFSPFLGQACSVFACTILLCKQGGALLTHQLGPVASSLFQQPDSAPHLTLYTCEGYEPKDLGPIAKTLQTLTPTISHLYQGMVYSHYEDVAWTVTVDDSWLADDEDPVCTISPFKNTNMSHPLSLFSVSVPPQSPATAGVPDTLWSQYSNECGLMLSHPPVSILVKLGPAPRKQQYPLSQASLEGIKPVITTLLKQGILVPCQSPCNTPILPVKKPNSPDWRFVQDLRLINDYVAPMTPVVPSPTTILTSIPPSTQWYSVVDLCSAFFSIPVSPESQYLFAFTYGGHQYTWTRLPQGFIHSPTLFARALLTDLADVQLPGGSALIQYVDDLLVASPTKEACETDTRALLLSLAEKGHKASATKAQLVLQEVTYLGHVLKGNTRQVSSKRVSAVLNIPKPHTKKQLKSFLGILGYSRPWIMDFAPRARPLQDMLLQAAPEHLQWTEDAETAFTDLKQALSQAPALGLPDYSKPFQLYVHERNGFASGVLTQQHGSNKRPVGYYSTRLDNTELGLPPCLRAVAAAAFMISNSRSLFSPSYCC; this is encoded by the exons ATGGAAATAAACAGGACCTCAACTGAGATGCTAGTTGACACTGGGGCTACTGTTTCTACCCTAACTCCCTCTGATGCAGCTGCTGCTAAGGTTGTACCCACCACAGAAACCCTAAGTACCATAGGAGTGGCTGGAATTACACAACAAAATTATGTCTCAAAACCTGCTGCAGTGTCCTTTCAGGGTCAAACTCTGGAGCACTCTTTTCTACTTATGGGCGACAACTCACCAGTAAGTTTAATGGGAAGAGATTTATTAGGTAAGTTAAAAGCCACTTTGGTATGCCATGCTAATTTTGTTGAATTACAGCTCCCTCCAACTTCCCAGATGTCCTTGACAGTTAGCCAGCCTGGACTTTTCTACAGCCTAATGTATAATGACTTTCAGTCAGATATTATTATAGGAAGCATGGTGCCTTTTACCTTTGATCTATTGCAGGAGTTTCTCTCAGACAGCCCAGACCTCCCTGATGTTTCCTCAGCTTGTATCCCTCCACACCGCATGCACTGGACTTTGCACGTTGACCCTACAGGACGAGACCTTGAGTATTTCCAtcacttttctccctttttAGGACAGGCCTGTAGTGTTTTTGCGTGCACCATTTTGCTGTGTAAGCAGGGGGGTGCCCTATTGACACATCAATTGGGCCCAGTAGCCTCCAGCTTGTTCCAGCAACCTGACTCCGCACCACATCTGACTCTCTACACCTGTGAAGGTTACGAGCCTAAAGACTTAGGTCCCATAGCAAAGACCTTACAGACTCTGACTCCAACCATCTCACATTTGTACCAAGGAATGGTGTACTCCCACTATGAGGACGTGGCATGGACAGTGACAGTAGATGACTCATGGTTAGCTGATGACGAAGATCCTGTATGTACCATTTCACCTTTCAAAAACACTAACATGTCTcaccctctttctctgttttcagtttctgttcctCCTCAGTCCCCTGCCACAGCGGGAGTCCCAGACACATTGTGGTCTCAGTACTCTAATGAGTGTGGCCTAATGTTGTCTCACCCTCCTGTGTCAATTCTTGTAAAACTAGGTCCTGCTCCCAGAAAACAACAGTACCCCCTCTCACAGGCTTCTCTGGAAGGCATTAAGCCCGTCATCACTACCCTTTTAAAACAAGGAATTTTGGTGCCGTGTCAGAGCCCCTGTAACACCCCTATTTTACCTGTTAAGAAACCTAACTCCCCTGATTGGCGCTTTGTTCAAGATCTCCGCCTGATCAATGACTATGTGGCTCCCATGACTCCTGTAGTACCCAGCCCCACCACCATCCTAACCTCTATTCCTCCCTCTACTCAGTGGTACTCTGTTGTTGACCTCTGTTCTGCTTTTTTCAGCATCCCTGTCTCCCCAGAGTCCCAGTACCTGTTTGCTTTCACCTACGGTGGGCATCAGTACACGTGGACTCGCCTCCCACAAGGTTTTATTCACAGCCCCACTCTTTTTGCCCGAGCCCTTCTTACAGATCTAGCTGACGTTCAACTCCCTGGAGGCAGTGCCTTGATCCAGTACGTGGACGACCTGTTGGTAGCCAGCCCCACCAAAGAGGCATGCGAAACGGACACAAGAGCTCTGTTGTTGTCATTGGCTGAGAAGGGACACAAGGCCAGCGCCACGAAAGCCCAGCTGGTGCTACAAGAAGTGACCTACCTGGGCCATGTTCTCAAAGGTAACACCCGCCAAGTCAGCAGTAAacgtgtttctgctgttttgaaCATTCCAAAACCCCACACCAAGAAGCAGCTGAAGTCGTTCCTGGGTATCCTCGGGTACTCCAGACCATGGATCATGGATTTTGCCCCTCGAGCCAGGCCCCTTCAAGACATGCTCCTGCAGGCAGCTCCTGAGCACCTCCAATGGACGGAGGATGCAGAGACAGCGTTCACTGACTTAAAACAAGCACTTTCACAGGCCCCGGCGCTGGGTCTCCCTGATTACAGCAAACCTTTCCAGTTGTACGTTCACGAACGCAATGGGTTTGCCTCTGGTGTTCTCACTCAACAACATGGCTCTAACAAACGCCCAGTAGGTTACTATTCCACACGCCTTGACAACACTGAGCTGGGTTTGCCCCCGTGTCTCCGAGCTGTGGCGGCTGCTGCTTTCATG ATCTCCAACTCTCgatccctcttctctccttcctaCTGCTGCTGA
- the LOC132983622 gene encoding uncharacterized protein LOC132983622 isoform X1 yields the protein MEINRTSTEMLVDTGATVSTLTPSDAAAAKVVPTTETLSTIGVAGITQQNYVSKPAAVSFQGQTLEHSFLLMGDNSPVSLMGRDLLGKLKATLVCHANFVELQLPPTSQMSLTVSQPGLFYSLMYNDFQSDIIIGSMVPFTFDLLQEFLSDSPDLPDVSSACIPPHRMHWTLHVDPTGRDLEYFHHFSPFLGQACSVFACTILLCKQGGALLTHQLGPVASSLFQQPDSAPHLTLYTCEGYEPKDLGPIAKTLQTLTPTISHLYQGMVYSHYEDVAWTVTVDDSWLADDEDPVCTISPFKNTNMSHPLSLFSVSVPPQSPATAGVPDTLWSQYSNECGLMLSHPPVSILVKLGPAPRKQQYPLSQASLEGIKPVITTLLKQGILVPCQSPCNTPILPVKKPNSPDWRFVQDLRLINDYVAPMTPVVPSPTTILTSIPPSTQWYSVVDLCSAFFSIPVSPESQYLFAFTYGGHQYTWTRLPQGFIHSPTLFARALLTDLADVQLPGGSALIQYVDDLLVASPTKEACETDTRALLLSLAEKGHKASATKAQLVLQEVTYLGHVLKGNTRQVSSKRVSAVLNIPKPHTKKQLKSFLGILGYSRPWIMDFAPRARPLQDMLLQAAPEHLQWTEDAETAFTDLKQALSQAPALGLPDYSKPFQLYVHERNGFASGVLTQQHGSNKRPVGYYSTRLDNTELGLPPCLRAVAAAAFMVRTVSDLVLDSQCELYVPHAVSALLTRASTQHLSAARQSHYELLLLSMPNLTIHRSPTLDPSSLLPTAADALLETCRAPLIQVGL from the exons ATGGAAATAAACAGGACCTCAACTGAGATGCTAGTTGACACTGGGGCTACTGTTTCTACCCTAACTCCCTCTGATGCAGCTGCTGCTAAGGTTGTACCCACCACAGAAACCCTAAGTACCATAGGAGTGGCTGGAATTACACAACAAAATTATGTCTCAAAACCTGCTGCAGTGTCCTTTCAGGGTCAAACTCTGGAGCACTCTTTTCTACTTATGGGCGACAACTCACCAGTAAGTTTAATGGGAAGAGATTTATTAGGTAAGTTAAAAGCCACTTTGGTATGCCATGCTAATTTTGTTGAATTACAGCTCCCTCCAACTTCCCAGATGTCCTTGACAGTTAGCCAGCCTGGACTTTTCTACAGCCTAATGTATAATGACTTTCAGTCAGATATTATTATAGGAAGCATGGTGCCTTTTACCTTTGATCTATTGCAGGAGTTTCTCTCAGACAGCCCAGACCTCCCTGATGTTTCCTCAGCTTGTATCCCTCCACACCGCATGCACTGGACTTTGCACGTTGACCCTACAGGACGAGACCTTGAGTATTTCCAtcacttttctccctttttAGGACAGGCCTGTAGTGTTTTTGCGTGCACCATTTTGCTGTGTAAGCAGGGGGGTGCCCTATTGACACATCAATTGGGCCCAGTAGCCTCCAGCTTGTTCCAGCAACCTGACTCCGCACCACATCTGACTCTCTACACCTGTGAAGGTTACGAGCCTAAAGACTTAGGTCCCATAGCAAAGACCTTACAGACTCTGACTCCAACCATCTCACATTTGTACCAAGGAATGGTGTACTCCCACTATGAGGACGTGGCATGGACAGTGACAGTAGATGACTCATGGTTAGCTGATGACGAAGATCCTGTATGTACCATTTCACCTTTCAAAAACACTAACATGTCTcaccctctttctctgttttcagtttctgttcctCCTCAGTCCCCTGCCACAGCGGGAGTCCCAGACACATTGTGGTCTCAGTACTCTAATGAGTGTGGCCTAATGTTGTCTCACCCTCCTGTGTCAATTCTTGTAAAACTAGGTCCTGCTCCCAGAAAACAACAGTACCCCCTCTCACAGGCTTCTCTGGAAGGCATTAAGCCCGTCATCACTACCCTTTTAAAACAAGGAATTTTGGTGCCGTGTCAGAGCCCCTGTAACACCCCTATTTTACCTGTTAAGAAACCTAACTCCCCTGATTGGCGCTTTGTTCAAGATCTCCGCCTGATCAATGACTATGTGGCTCCCATGACTCCTGTAGTACCCAGCCCCACCACCATCCTAACCTCTATTCCTCCCTCTACTCAGTGGTACTCTGTTGTTGACCTCTGTTCTGCTTTTTTCAGCATCCCTGTCTCCCCAGAGTCCCAGTACCTGTTTGCTTTCACCTACGGTGGGCATCAGTACACGTGGACTCGCCTCCCACAAGGTTTTATTCACAGCCCCACTCTTTTTGCCCGAGCCCTTCTTACAGATCTAGCTGACGTTCAACTCCCTGGAGGCAGTGCCTTGATCCAGTACGTGGACGACCTGTTGGTAGCCAGCCCCACCAAAGAGGCATGCGAAACGGACACAAGAGCTCTGTTGTTGTCATTGGCTGAGAAGGGACACAAGGCCAGCGCCACGAAAGCCCAGCTGGTGCTACAAGAAGTGACCTACCTGGGCCATGTTCTCAAAGGTAACACCCGCCAAGTCAGCAGTAAacgtgtttctgctgttttgaaCATTCCAAAACCCCACACCAAGAAGCAGCTGAAGTCGTTCCTGGGTATCCTCGGGTACTCCAGACCATGGATCATGGATTTTGCCCCTCGAGCCAGGCCCCTTCAAGACATGCTCCTGCAGGCAGCTCCTGAGCACCTCCAATGGACGGAGGATGCAGAGACAGCGTTCACTGACTTAAAACAAGCACTTTCACAGGCCCCGGCGCTGGGTCTCCCTGATTACAGCAAACCTTTCCAGTTGTACGTTCACGAACGCAATGGGTTTGCCTCTGGTGTTCTCACTCAACAACATGGCTCTAACAAACGCCCAGTAGGTTACTATTCCACACGCCTTGACAACACTGAGCTGGGTTTGCCCCCGTGTCTCCGAGCTGTGGCGGCTGCTGCTTTCATGGTAAGAACCGTGTCTGATCTGGTACTGGACTCTCAGTGTGAACTTTATGTTCCTCATGCAGTGAGTGCTCTGCTTACCAGAGCCAGCACACAACACCTTTCCGCAGCCAGACAGAGTCATTATGAATTGTTGCTGCTGTCTATGCCTAATCTTACTATTCACAGATCTCCAACTCTCgatccctcttctctccttcctaCTGCTGCTGACG CTCTTCTAGAAACCTGCAGGGCACCCTTGATTCAGGTTGGGCTGTAG